A genome region from Desulfonatronovibrio magnus includes the following:
- a CDS encoding DUF465 domain-containing protein: protein MEQYELELIAKYGEKDEELQSLWDNHIAYEKILEKYESKPYLTPSEDQEVKELKKKKLAGKTKIHAILDKYKKMEG from the coding sequence ATGGAGCAGTACGAGCTGGAATTGATTGCAAAGTATGGGGAGAAGGACGAAGAGTTGCAGAGTCTTTGGGATAATCACATTGCGTATGAAAAAATTCTTGAGAAGTATGAATCCAAACCTTATCTGACACCTTCAGAAGACCAGGAGGTCAAAGAGCTTAAGAAGAAAAAACTCGCAGGAAAAACAAAGATTCATGCCATCTTAGATAAATACAAAAAAATGGAGGGTTAA
- a CDS encoding HAD family hydrolase — translation MYKCNPFLKDHGLKKIKGIIFDCDGVLFDSKDVNIIFYNEVRAYFDLGPMSDEQIDFVHMHSVGESFRHILPAGFESELPKIRDRLNYAKLLPYMRMEDGLVQLLQFIAQRKLPMAINTNRTTTMNLLLSTFGLEQFFHPVVTADDVSRPKPHPESLFKILHYWSVLPEQVVFIGDSVVDEEAAMRADIPFWAYKNQELSSRMFIPSFWALREFLSRNLS, via the coding sequence TTGTATAAATGCAATCCTTTTCTCAAGGATCATGGGCTGAAAAAAATTAAGGGAATTATTTTTGACTGTGATGGAGTTCTTTTTGACTCTAAAGATGTTAATATAATATTCTACAACGAAGTAAGGGCATATTTTGATCTGGGGCCCATGTCTGATGAGCAGATTGATTTTGTTCATATGCATTCAGTAGGAGAATCCTTTCGACATATTCTGCCTGCCGGATTTGAAAGTGAGCTTCCCAAAATTAGAGATAGACTGAATTATGCCAAGCTTTTACCATACATGCGCATGGAGGACGGGCTTGTGCAGCTGCTTCAGTTTATTGCTCAGCGAAAACTGCCCATGGCCATAAACACCAACCGAACAACCACAATGAACCTGCTTCTTTCCACGTTTGGACTCGAGCAGTTTTTTCATCCTGTGGTCACAGCAGATGACGTTAGTCGCCCCAAGCCGCATCCTGAGAGCCTGTTCAAGATTCTGCATTACTGGTCAGTGCTTCCTGAGCAGGTTGTATTTATCGGTGATTCCGTTGTTGACGAAGAGGCTGCCATGAGGGCGGATATTCCTTTCTGGGCTTATAAAAACCAGGAACTTAGTTCCAGAATGTTCATACCCAGTTTTTGGGCGTTGCGTGAATTTTTGAGTCGAAACCTTTCTTAG
- a CDS encoding DUF167 domain-containing protein, producing MDFLKKIDNFQWRLKVWVQPGSKKDAVTGIHDGCLKVKLQAPPVDGKANQSLCRYLANLIQVPAKNVSIVNGLSSRRKTLLIKGVAESSWDLFFKKYNHFN from the coding sequence ATGGATTTTTTGAAAAAAATAGATAATTTTCAATGGAGGCTTAAGGTCTGGGTTCAGCCAGGATCAAAAAAAGACGCTGTCACGGGCATTCATGATGGTTGTTTAAAGGTTAAACTGCAGGCGCCTCCAGTTGACGGCAAGGCCAACCAGTCGTTATGCAGATATCTTGCAAACCTGATACAGGTTCCGGCCAAAAATGTCAGTATTGTAAATGGCTTGAGCAGCAGACGCAAAACTTTACTTATCAAGGGAGTGGCCGAGAGTTCATGGGATTTGTTTTTTAAAAAATATAATCATTTCAACTAA
- a CDS encoding helix-turn-helix domain-containing protein, whose product MIKEKIGHKIKKFRELEEITLDELVARSGLDKDYIAAIEDDDMYPSLGPLLKIARALGTRLGTFLDDTISQDPLIVRLSERQEEESLLKGKERPAALRFFSLGKGKSDRHMEPFYIEIFPVSDEEKKLSSHEGEEFIVVISGELEIVYGQETHVLKTGDSVYYNSIVPHHVSARNNEKAEIYAVLYFPDQ is encoded by the coding sequence ATGATCAAGGAAAAAATTGGGCATAAGATCAAAAAGTTCAGAGAACTGGAAGAGATAACTCTGGACGAACTTGTTGCAAGAAGTGGATTGGATAAAGATTACATAGCAGCTATTGAAGATGATGATATGTATCCCTCTCTCGGGCCGCTGCTGAAAATTGCCAGAGCTCTTGGTACCAGACTGGGAACTTTTCTGGATGATACCATCAGCCAGGATCCCTTGATAGTAAGGCTGTCTGAAAGGCAAGAGGAAGAGTCTTTGCTCAAGGGCAAGGAAAGACCGGCTGCGCTGCGTTTCTTTTCTCTTGGCAAAGGAAAGAGCGATCGGCATATGGAGCCTTTTTACATAGAAATTTTTCCTGTATCTGATGAGGAAAAGAAGCTTTCATCTCACGAAGGTGAAGAGTTCATTGTAGTTATTTCCGGTGAGCTTGAGATAGTCTATGGGCAGGAAACCCATGTACTCAAGACCGGAGACAGTGTTTACTATAATTCCATTGTTCCGCACCATGTATCTGCCAGAAACAATGAAAAAGCGGAAATATATGCTGTTTTGTATTTCCCTGACCAATAA
- a CDS encoding DivIVA domain-containing protein — protein sequence MEISKIDILNKKFSSTLIGYSKHDVEIFLQDLADYVGFLSEHNMNLEKSVKVLEEKLDEYKSREEILKDTLLSTQKMTDDIKSNAQKQGKLIIRESQAKAEDILRHAHKRLAQIHEDISELKKQRAHFEIKLRSMIESHLKLLDSQDEANDRLEEAESKLKFLSKA from the coding sequence ATGGAGATATCCAAGATTGATATTCTCAACAAAAAATTCTCATCAACTCTTATTGGCTACAGTAAGCATGACGTAGAGATTTTTCTTCAGGATCTCGCGGACTATGTTGGTTTTTTGTCTGAGCATAATATGAATCTGGAAAAAAGCGTAAAAGTGCTTGAAGAAAAACTGGATGAGTATAAAAGTAGAGAGGAAATACTAAAGGACACGCTTCTAAGTACTCAAAAGATGACTGATGATATAAAATCCAATGCTCAGAAGCAGGGCAAGCTTATTATCAGGGAGTCACAGGCAAAGGCAGAAGATATTCTGCGTCACGCTCACAAACGGCTGGCTCAGATACATGAGGATATATCAGAGCTTAAGAAGCAGCGCGCTCACTTTGAGATCAAACTGAGATCTATGATTGAATCGCACCTTAAACTGCTTGATTCTCAGGATGAGGCAAATGACCGTTTGGAGGAAGCAGAATCCAAGCTCAAATTTTTGAGTAAAGCTTGA
- a CDS encoding AMP-binding protein, with the protein MWDKPLREITLGQLLDETVEKHPDNDAVIYVDRDYRLTYSEFADVVDKLAKGLMSIGVEKGEKVAIWATNVPYWVALQFATAKIGAVLLTVNTYYKKHEIAYLLRQSECENIVIIDGFRDTDYVQTVYDLLPELKTQQRGYLKSKEFPNLKRVFFLGQEKHRGMYSIPEIVALGGMINDSQYLVRQKSLDPHDVVNMQYTSGTTGFPKGVMLTHYNILNNGYWIGENQQLTHKDRICLPVPLFHCFGCVLGVLAAVSHGSTLVILEGFNPILIMTSVETERCTALYGVPTMFIAVLEHRLFHKFDFSSLRTGIMAGSPCPIKVMRQVMDQMNMKDITICYGLTESSPVMTQTRVDDNIHKRVETVGRPMPEVEVKVVDPETGEEMAANEQGEVCCRGYNVMKGYYNMPEETTKTIDQNGWLHSGDLGVMDDDGYLSITGRLKDMIIRGGENIYPREVEEFLYTMEGVQDVQVVGVPSQKYGEEVGAFIILKEGYSFAPEDVRDFCRGKIARYKTPKYVAFVKEYPMTASGKVQKYRLREMALEHFPQAMKQ; encoded by the coding sequence ATGTGGGATAAACCTTTACGCGAAATCACACTTGGCCAGCTGCTGGACGAAACAGTGGAAAAGCATCCTGATAATGATGCTGTAATATATGTGGACCGCGACTACAGGCTTACATATAGTGAGTTTGCCGATGTGGTAGACAAGCTGGCCAAGGGTCTAATGTCTATTGGGGTGGAGAAAGGCGAAAAAGTGGCTATATGGGCAACCAACGTACCTTACTGGGTTGCTTTGCAATTTGCTACAGCCAAAATCGGTGCTGTGCTGCTTACTGTCAATACTTATTACAAGAAGCATGAAATAGCTTATCTTCTCAGACAGTCTGAATGTGAAAATATTGTTATAATAGACGGATTCAGAGATACAGACTATGTACAAACTGTTTACGATTTATTACCTGAACTGAAAACCCAGCAACGAGGATATCTTAAAAGCAAAGAATTTCCCAATCTGAAGCGTGTCTTTTTTCTTGGACAGGAAAAGCACAGGGGGATGTACTCCATTCCTGAAATCGTAGCTCTTGGAGGAATGATTAATGATTCCCAGTATTTAGTCAGGCAGAAAAGCCTTGATCCTCATGATGTGGTTAATATGCAGTATACTTCAGGAACCACAGGCTTTCCCAAGGGGGTGATGCTTACTCACTACAATATTCTTAATAATGGCTACTGGATTGGTGAGAACCAGCAATTAACTCATAAGGACAGAATTTGCCTGCCTGTTCCTCTTTTTCACTGTTTCGGGTGCGTTCTGGGTGTGCTTGCTGCTGTGAGTCATGGCTCGACTCTGGTCATTCTTGAAGGTTTTAACCCAATTTTGATTATGACCTCAGTGGAAACCGAGAGATGTACGGCTTTGTACGGAGTGCCTACGATGTTTATTGCTGTCCTGGAGCATCGACTTTTTCACAAGTTTGACTTCAGTTCACTTCGTACCGGAATAATGGCCGGCTCACCCTGTCCCATCAAGGTGATGCGTCAGGTAATGGATCAGATGAACATGAAAGATATTACCATATGCTATGGACTGACTGAATCATCTCCAGTAATGACCCAGACCAGAGTGGACGACAATATTCACAAGAGGGTTGAGACAGTGGGCAGGCCCATGCCTGAGGTTGAGGTCAAGGTTGTTGATCCTGAAACTGGCGAAGAAATGGCAGCCAACGAACAGGGTGAGGTTTGCTGTCGTGGGTACAATGTTATGAAAGGTTATTACAATATGCCGGAAGAAACCACTAAAACCATTGATCAAAATGGATGGCTTCACTCAGGAGACCTGGGGGTAATGGATGATGACGGGTATCTAAGCATTACCGGACGCCTCAAGGATATGATCATTAGGGGAGGTGAAAATATTTATCCGAGAGAAGTTGAAGAATTTCTCTACACCATGGAAGGTGTTCAGGATGTTCAGGTGGTGGGTGTGCCCAGTCAGAAATACGGAGAAGAGGTGGGTGCTTTTATTATCCTTAAAGAAGGCTATTCTTTTGCTCCAGAGGATGTTCGTGATTTTTGCAGAGGCAAAATCGCCAGATATAAAACACCCAAGTATGTTGCATTTGTTAAAGAATATCCCATGACCGCCAGTGGAAAAGTTCAGAAATACAGGTTGCGCGAGATGGCGTTAGAGCATTTTCCACAGGCAATGAAGCAGTAG
- a CDS encoding YggT family protein, which translates to MFVFGNFFTAIVSVADTLLTLYFWIVIISALLSWVQPDPYNPIVRILRNLTEPVFNRVRYWLPFTNLGGIDLSPVIVLVSIQFIKLFVIQSLYQMARGFG; encoded by the coding sequence ATGTTTGTCTTCGGTAATTTTTTTACTGCCATAGTGAGTGTTGCAGACACTCTGCTTACGCTATATTTCTGGATAGTGATCATATCTGCACTTCTGTCCTGGGTTCAGCCTGATCCCTACAATCCTATAGTCAGAATACTGCGCAACCTTACAGAACCTGTGTTTAACAGGGTGCGGTACTGGTTGCCTTTTACCAATCTGGGCGGCATAGATCTTTCTCCAGTAATTGTTCTGGTATCTATTCAATTTATCAAATTATTTGTTATCCAGAGTCTTTATCAGATGGCCAGAGGTTTTGGTTAA